A DNA window from Betta splendens chromosome 6, fBetSpl5.4, whole genome shotgun sequence contains the following coding sequences:
- the syt7a gene encoding uncharacterized protein syt7a isoform X1: MGISRQSRRAGSGKASSRAPPRGRAALVRPPPPRALAPAPQTRTARSHAPQARGAAAQPHPQPQPQPQPQRYTAHGDHSGCTFYCYFCYCCYCCCLTVLSFFLLLFLSPPPDTSSLPPNANATPSHSFPSPSSTSCSGDLSRVRSDVNVTAAAPPRLILGRIPSRDLATSPRRLTSSRHGSTLASTWSTPSPPHRPILCRPWPSSRSLSSLLLCPPSFGDPVLSYASTLEHVSSGPTRPRTLLRQQSLQQPLIHPSGSGLSHPPSTSQSLGQLHTAPGQPGGGGGAGRGQGGGSGGEGGGAGTRGGSRMARGGAAGASRCRGGGAGVRSRANPGSWDYMMDQMKNRGLDVKSFLEGKMVVLALAIGVAEQDDFANIPDLQETAQAAPPPNQEPPPEKRGNKPANSPKGQPPDADGHSSVTDLANSLTGDMVMLSPGSEDDDGEGPVSEKLGRIQFSIGYSFQNTTLTVKVLRGQDLPAKDFSGTSDPFVKIYLLPDKKHKLETKVKRKNLNPHWNETFLFEGFPYEKVRERTLYLQVLDYDRFSRNDPIGEVSIPLNKVELGQIKTFWKELKPCSDGSGRRGDLLVSLCYNPTANTITVNIIKARHLKAMDIGGTSDPYVKVWLMHKDKRVEKKKTVVMKRCLNPVFNESFPFDVPAHVLRETTIIITVMDKDRLSRNDVIGKIYLSWKSGPAEVKHWKDMLARPRTNVAQWHALKA, translated from the exons atgggGATCTCTCGTCAGAGCAGGAGAGCCGGGAGCGGCAAAGCCTCCAGCCGCGCGCCTCCGCGCGGTCGCGCGGCGCTCgtccggccgccgccgccacgcgcGCTCGCTCCGGCTCCGCAGACACGCACGGCCCGCTCACACGCGCCGCAGGCGCGCGGGGCGGCCGCtcagcctcaccctcagccgcagccgcagcctcaGCCCCAGCGGTACACAGCACACGGCGACCACTCGGGCTGCACCTTCTACTGCTATTTCTGCTACtgctgttactgctgctgcctcacggtgctgtctttttttctcctcctcttcctgtctcctcctcctgacacCTCCTCTTTGCCCCCCAACGCTAACGCCACTCCATCGCACTCCTTCCCTTCTCCATCATCAACTTCCTGTTCGGGCGACCTCTCCCGCGTCCGCTCTGACGTCAATGTGActgccgcggcgccgccgcgtcTCATCCTCGGCCGCATCCCATCTCGTGACCTCGCCACCTCACCTCGCCGACTCACCTCCTCTCGCCACGGCTCCACTCTTGCCTCTACGTggtccaccccctcccctcctcaccgCCCCATCCTCTGCCGGCCGTGGCCTTCTTCACGCTCTctgtcctccctgctcctctgcccTCCCAGCTTTGGGGATCCCGTCCTATCCTATGCATCCACTCTGGAGCACGTCTCCTCGGGGCCCACCCGGCCTCGGACGCTTTTGCGCCAGCAGAGCCTCCAGCAGCCTCTCATCCACCCGTCGGGCTCGGGTCTCAGCCACCCGCCGTCCACGTCTCAGAGCTTGGGACAGTTGCACACGGCACCTGGACAGCCTGGGGGAGGCGGGGGCGCTGGGAGAGGACAGGGAGGCGGCAGCGGTGGTGAGGGGGGCGGTGCGGGGACGCGAGGCGGCTCCCGGATGGCGCGGGGCGGCGCGGCCGGAGCCTCgcgctgcagaggaggtggagcgggGGTGCGGTCCCGTGCCAACCCTGGCAGCTGGGATTACATGATGGACCAGATGAAGAACCGAGGCCTGGACGTCAAGTCCTTCCT TGAAGGGAAGATGGTGGTCCTGGCTCTGGCCATTGGTGTGGCCGAGCAAGATGACTTTGCCAATATCCCTGACCTGCAGGAAACAGCACAGGCAGCGCCGCCACCCAATCAGGAGCCCCCTCCTGAGAAGAG GGGCAACAAGCCAGCTAACAGCCCCAAGGGCCAGCCCCCCGATGCTGACGGCCACTCCTCCGTAACGGATCTGGCCAACTCTCTCACCGGAGACATGGTCATG CTGTCTCCGGGCTCAGAGGACGACGACGGCGAGGGGCCCGTCAGCGAGAAGCTCGGCCGGATCCAGTTCAGCATCGGCTACAGCTTCCAGAACACCACCCTCACCGTCAAGGTCCTCAGGGGTCAGGACCTCCCGGCCAAGGACTTCTCCGGCACCTCCGACCCCTTCGTCAAAATCTACCTGCTGCCCGACAAAAAGCACAAACTGGAGACCAAGGTCAAGAGGAAGAACCTCAACCCCCACTGGAACGAGACATTCCTGTTTGAGG GCTTCCCCTACGAGAAAGTGCGAGAGCGCACGCTTTACCTTCAGGTGCTGGACTACGACCGCTTCAGCAGGAACGACCCCATTGGAGAAGTGTCCATCCCGCTGAACAAGGTGGAACTGGGCCAGATAAAGACCTTCTGGAAGGAGCTCAAGCCATGCAGTGATGGCAGT GGACGACGAGGAGATCTGCTGGTGTCCCTCTGCTATAATCCCACTGCCAACACCATCACTGTGAACATCATCAAAGCTCGCCATCTCAAAGCCATGGACATCGGGGGCACCTCAG ACCCCTACGTGAAGGTGTGGCTGATGCACAAGGACAAGCgcgtggagaagaagaagacggtgGTCATGAAGCGCTGCCTGAACCCCGTCTTCAACGAGTCCTTCCCCTTCGACGTGCCCGCCCACGTGCTGCGGGagaccaccatcatcatcaccgtcaTGGACAAGGACCGGCTCAGCCGCAACGACGTCATCGGCAAG ATCTACCTGTCGTGGAAGAGCGGACCGGCGGAGGTGAAGCACTGGAAGGACATGCTCGCCCGGCCGCGCACCAACGTGGCCCAGTGGCACGCCCTCAAGGCCTGA
- the syt7a gene encoding synaptotagmin-7 isoform X3: MYVNREEDNSKGSVSLSVFLVSLAVTVCAVWLVALCGVCGWCQRKLGKRNKPGVETADTPDSSRGRGEKKAINFGDPVLSYASTLEHVSSGPTRPRTLLRQQSLQQPLIHPSGSGLSHPPSTSQSLGQLHTAPGQPGGGGGAGRGQGGGSGGEGGGAGTRGGSRMARGGAAGASRCRGGGAGVRSRANPGSWDYMMDQMKNRGLDVKSFLEGKMVVLALAIGVAEQDDFANIPDLQETAQAAPPPNQEPPPEKRGNKPANSPKGQPPDADGHSSVTDLANSLTGDMVMLSPGSEDDDGEGPVSEKLGRIQFSIGYSFQNTTLTVKVLRGQDLPAKDFSGTSDPFVKIYLLPDKKHKLETKVKRKNLNPHWNETFLFEGFPYEKVRERTLYLQVLDYDRFSRNDPIGEVSIPLNKVELGQIKTFWKELKPCSDGSGRRGDLLVSLCYNPTANTITVNIIKARHLKAMDIGGTSDPYVKVWLMHKDKRVEKKKTVVMKRCLNPVFNESFPFDVPAHVLRETTIIITVMDKDRLSRNDVIGKIYLSWKSGPAEVKHWKDMLARPRTNVAQWHALKA, from the exons GGGAAGAGGAACAAGCCGGGCGTGGAGACGGCCGACACTCCAGACTCATCGCGCGGGCGAGGGGAGAAGAAAGCCATCAA CTTTGGGGATCCCGTCCTATCCTATGCATCCACTCTGGAGCACGTCTCCTCGGGGCCCACCCGGCCTCGGACGCTTTTGCGCCAGCAGAGCCTCCAGCAGCCTCTCATCCACCCGTCGGGCTCGGGTCTCAGCCACCCGCCGTCCACGTCTCAGAGCTTGGGACAGTTGCACACGGCACCTGGACAGCCTGGGGGAGGCGGGGGCGCTGGGAGAGGACAGGGAGGCGGCAGCGGTGGTGAGGGGGGCGGTGCGGGGACGCGAGGCGGCTCCCGGATGGCGCGGGGCGGCGCGGCCGGAGCCTCgcgctgcagaggaggtggagcgggGGTGCGGTCCCGTGCCAACCCTGGCAGCTGGGATTACATGATGGACCAGATGAAGAACCGAGGCCTGGACGTCAAGTCCTTCCT TGAAGGGAAGATGGTGGTCCTGGCTCTGGCCATTGGTGTGGCCGAGCAAGATGACTTTGCCAATATCCCTGACCTGCAGGAAACAGCACAGGCAGCGCCGCCACCCAATCAGGAGCCCCCTCCTGAGAAGAG GGGCAACAAGCCAGCTAACAGCCCCAAGGGCCAGCCCCCCGATGCTGACGGCCACTCCTCCGTAACGGATCTGGCCAACTCTCTCACCGGAGACATGGTCATG CTGTCTCCGGGCTCAGAGGACGACGACGGCGAGGGGCCCGTCAGCGAGAAGCTCGGCCGGATCCAGTTCAGCATCGGCTACAGCTTCCAGAACACCACCCTCACCGTCAAGGTCCTCAGGGGTCAGGACCTCCCGGCCAAGGACTTCTCCGGCACCTCCGACCCCTTCGTCAAAATCTACCTGCTGCCCGACAAAAAGCACAAACTGGAGACCAAGGTCAAGAGGAAGAACCTCAACCCCCACTGGAACGAGACATTCCTGTTTGAGG GCTTCCCCTACGAGAAAGTGCGAGAGCGCACGCTTTACCTTCAGGTGCTGGACTACGACCGCTTCAGCAGGAACGACCCCATTGGAGAAGTGTCCATCCCGCTGAACAAGGTGGAACTGGGCCAGATAAAGACCTTCTGGAAGGAGCTCAAGCCATGCAGTGATGGCAGT GGACGACGAGGAGATCTGCTGGTGTCCCTCTGCTATAATCCCACTGCCAACACCATCACTGTGAACATCATCAAAGCTCGCCATCTCAAAGCCATGGACATCGGGGGCACCTCAG ACCCCTACGTGAAGGTGTGGCTGATGCACAAGGACAAGCgcgtggagaagaagaagacggtgGTCATGAAGCGCTGCCTGAACCCCGTCTTCAACGAGTCCTTCCCCTTCGACGTGCCCGCCCACGTGCTGCGGGagaccaccatcatcatcaccgtcaTGGACAAGGACCGGCTCAGCCGCAACGACGTCATCGGCAAG ATCTACCTGTCGTGGAAGAGCGGACCGGCGGAGGTGAAGCACTGGAAGGACATGCTCGCCCGGCCGCGCACCAACGTGGCCCAGTGGCACGCCCTCAAGGCCTGA
- the syt7a gene encoding synaptotagmin-7 isoform X4 has translation MVTEGVKAGAWQTVQGHMQSGGLRTSNFGDPVLSYASTLEHVSSGPTRPRTLLRQQSLQQPLIHPSGSGLSHPPSTSQSLGQLHTAPGQPGGGGGAGRGQGGGSGGEGGGAGTRGGSRMARGGAAGASRCRGGGAGVRSRANPGSWDYMMDQMKNRGLDVKSFLEGKMVVLALAIGVAEQDDFANIPDLQETAQAAPPPNQEPPPEKRGNKPANSPKGQPPDADGHSSVTDLANSLTGDMVMLSPGSEDDDGEGPVSEKLGRIQFSIGYSFQNTTLTVKVLRGQDLPAKDFSGTSDPFVKIYLLPDKKHKLETKVKRKNLNPHWNETFLFEGFPYEKVRERTLYLQVLDYDRFSRNDPIGEVSIPLNKVELGQIKTFWKELKPCSDGSGRRGDLLVSLCYNPTANTITVNIIKARHLKAMDIGGTSDPYVKVWLMHKDKRVEKKKTVVMKRCLNPVFNESFPFDVPAHVLRETTIIITVMDKDRLSRNDVIGKIYLSWKSGPAEVKHWKDMLARPRTNVAQWHALKA, from the exons ATGGTGACAGAGGGAGTGAAGGCCGGTGCGTGGCAGACGGTCCAGGGCCACATGCAGTCCGGAGGATTGAGAACCAGCAA CTTTGGGGATCCCGTCCTATCCTATGCATCCACTCTGGAGCACGTCTCCTCGGGGCCCACCCGGCCTCGGACGCTTTTGCGCCAGCAGAGCCTCCAGCAGCCTCTCATCCACCCGTCGGGCTCGGGTCTCAGCCACCCGCCGTCCACGTCTCAGAGCTTGGGACAGTTGCACACGGCACCTGGACAGCCTGGGGGAGGCGGGGGCGCTGGGAGAGGACAGGGAGGCGGCAGCGGTGGTGAGGGGGGCGGTGCGGGGACGCGAGGCGGCTCCCGGATGGCGCGGGGCGGCGCGGCCGGAGCCTCgcgctgcagaggaggtggagcgggGGTGCGGTCCCGTGCCAACCCTGGCAGCTGGGATTACATGATGGACCAGATGAAGAACCGAGGCCTGGACGTCAAGTCCTTCCT TGAAGGGAAGATGGTGGTCCTGGCTCTGGCCATTGGTGTGGCCGAGCAAGATGACTTTGCCAATATCCCTGACCTGCAGGAAACAGCACAGGCAGCGCCGCCACCCAATCAGGAGCCCCCTCCTGAGAAGAG GGGCAACAAGCCAGCTAACAGCCCCAAGGGCCAGCCCCCCGATGCTGACGGCCACTCCTCCGTAACGGATCTGGCCAACTCTCTCACCGGAGACATGGTCATG CTGTCTCCGGGCTCAGAGGACGACGACGGCGAGGGGCCCGTCAGCGAGAAGCTCGGCCGGATCCAGTTCAGCATCGGCTACAGCTTCCAGAACACCACCCTCACCGTCAAGGTCCTCAGGGGTCAGGACCTCCCGGCCAAGGACTTCTCCGGCACCTCCGACCCCTTCGTCAAAATCTACCTGCTGCCCGACAAAAAGCACAAACTGGAGACCAAGGTCAAGAGGAAGAACCTCAACCCCCACTGGAACGAGACATTCCTGTTTGAGG GCTTCCCCTACGAGAAAGTGCGAGAGCGCACGCTTTACCTTCAGGTGCTGGACTACGACCGCTTCAGCAGGAACGACCCCATTGGAGAAGTGTCCATCCCGCTGAACAAGGTGGAACTGGGCCAGATAAAGACCTTCTGGAAGGAGCTCAAGCCATGCAGTGATGGCAGT GGACGACGAGGAGATCTGCTGGTGTCCCTCTGCTATAATCCCACTGCCAACACCATCACTGTGAACATCATCAAAGCTCGCCATCTCAAAGCCATGGACATCGGGGGCACCTCAG ACCCCTACGTGAAGGTGTGGCTGATGCACAAGGACAAGCgcgtggagaagaagaagacggtgGTCATGAAGCGCTGCCTGAACCCCGTCTTCAACGAGTCCTTCCCCTTCGACGTGCCCGCCCACGTGCTGCGGGagaccaccatcatcatcaccgtcaTGGACAAGGACCGGCTCAGCCGCAACGACGTCATCGGCAAG ATCTACCTGTCGTGGAAGAGCGGACCGGCGGAGGTGAAGCACTGGAAGGACATGCTCGCCCGGCCGCGCACCAACGTGGCCCAGTGGCACGCCCTCAAGGCCTGA
- the syt7a gene encoding rabphilin-3A isoform X2, giving the protein MGISRQSRRAGSGKASSRAPPRGRAALVRPPPPRALAPAPQTRTARSHAPQARGAAAQPHPQPQPQPQPQRYTAHGDHSGCTFYCYFCYCCYCCCLTVLSFFLLLFLSPPPDTSSLPPNANATPSHSFPSPSSTSCSGDLSRVRSDVNVTAAAPPRLILGRIPSRDLATSPRRLTSSRHGSTLASTWSTPSPPHRPILCRPWPSSRSLSSLLLCPPSFGDPVLSYASTLEHVSSGPTRPRTLLRQQSLQQPLIHPSGSGLSHPPSTSQSLGQLHTAPGQPGGGGGAGRGQGGGSGGEGGGAGTRGGSRMARGGAAGASRCRGGGAGVRSRANPGSWDYMMDQMKNRGLDVKSFLGNKPANSPKGQPPDADGHSSVTDLANSLTGDMVMLSPGSEDDDGEGPVSEKLGRIQFSIGYSFQNTTLTVKVLRGQDLPAKDFSGTSDPFVKIYLLPDKKHKLETKVKRKNLNPHWNETFLFEGFPYEKVRERTLYLQVLDYDRFSRNDPIGEVSIPLNKVELGQIKTFWKELKPCSDGSGRRGDLLVSLCYNPTANTITVNIIKARHLKAMDIGGTSDPYVKVWLMHKDKRVEKKKTVVMKRCLNPVFNESFPFDVPAHVLRETTIIITVMDKDRLSRNDVIGKIYLSWKSGPAEVKHWKDMLARPRTNVAQWHALKA; this is encoded by the exons atgggGATCTCTCGTCAGAGCAGGAGAGCCGGGAGCGGCAAAGCCTCCAGCCGCGCGCCTCCGCGCGGTCGCGCGGCGCTCgtccggccgccgccgccacgcgcGCTCGCTCCGGCTCCGCAGACACGCACGGCCCGCTCACACGCGCCGCAGGCGCGCGGGGCGGCCGCtcagcctcaccctcagccgcagccgcagcctcaGCCCCAGCGGTACACAGCACACGGCGACCACTCGGGCTGCACCTTCTACTGCTATTTCTGCTACtgctgttactgctgctgcctcacggtgctgtctttttttctcctcctcttcctgtctcctcctcctgacacCTCCTCTTTGCCCCCCAACGCTAACGCCACTCCATCGCACTCCTTCCCTTCTCCATCATCAACTTCCTGTTCGGGCGACCTCTCCCGCGTCCGCTCTGACGTCAATGTGActgccgcggcgccgccgcgtcTCATCCTCGGCCGCATCCCATCTCGTGACCTCGCCACCTCACCTCGCCGACTCACCTCCTCTCGCCACGGCTCCACTCTTGCCTCTACGTggtccaccccctcccctcctcaccgCCCCATCCTCTGCCGGCCGTGGCCTTCTTCACGCTCTctgtcctccctgctcctctgcccTCCCAGCTTTGGGGATCCCGTCCTATCCTATGCATCCACTCTGGAGCACGTCTCCTCGGGGCCCACCCGGCCTCGGACGCTTTTGCGCCAGCAGAGCCTCCAGCAGCCTCTCATCCACCCGTCGGGCTCGGGTCTCAGCCACCCGCCGTCCACGTCTCAGAGCTTGGGACAGTTGCACACGGCACCTGGACAGCCTGGGGGAGGCGGGGGCGCTGGGAGAGGACAGGGAGGCGGCAGCGGTGGTGAGGGGGGCGGTGCGGGGACGCGAGGCGGCTCCCGGATGGCGCGGGGCGGCGCGGCCGGAGCCTCgcgctgcagaggaggtggagcgggGGTGCGGTCCCGTGCCAACCCTGGCAGCTGGGATTACATGATGGACCAGATGAAGAACCGAGGCCTGGACGTCAAGTCCTTCCT GGGCAACAAGCCAGCTAACAGCCCCAAGGGCCAGCCCCCCGATGCTGACGGCCACTCCTCCGTAACGGATCTGGCCAACTCTCTCACCGGAGACATGGTCATG CTGTCTCCGGGCTCAGAGGACGACGACGGCGAGGGGCCCGTCAGCGAGAAGCTCGGCCGGATCCAGTTCAGCATCGGCTACAGCTTCCAGAACACCACCCTCACCGTCAAGGTCCTCAGGGGTCAGGACCTCCCGGCCAAGGACTTCTCCGGCACCTCCGACCCCTTCGTCAAAATCTACCTGCTGCCCGACAAAAAGCACAAACTGGAGACCAAGGTCAAGAGGAAGAACCTCAACCCCCACTGGAACGAGACATTCCTGTTTGAGG GCTTCCCCTACGAGAAAGTGCGAGAGCGCACGCTTTACCTTCAGGTGCTGGACTACGACCGCTTCAGCAGGAACGACCCCATTGGAGAAGTGTCCATCCCGCTGAACAAGGTGGAACTGGGCCAGATAAAGACCTTCTGGAAGGAGCTCAAGCCATGCAGTGATGGCAGT GGACGACGAGGAGATCTGCTGGTGTCCCTCTGCTATAATCCCACTGCCAACACCATCACTGTGAACATCATCAAAGCTCGCCATCTCAAAGCCATGGACATCGGGGGCACCTCAG ACCCCTACGTGAAGGTGTGGCTGATGCACAAGGACAAGCgcgtggagaagaagaagacggtgGTCATGAAGCGCTGCCTGAACCCCGTCTTCAACGAGTCCTTCCCCTTCGACGTGCCCGCCCACGTGCTGCGGGagaccaccatcatcatcaccgtcaTGGACAAGGACCGGCTCAGCCGCAACGACGTCATCGGCAAG ATCTACCTGTCGTGGAAGAGCGGACCGGCGGAGGTGAAGCACTGGAAGGACATGCTCGCCCGGCCGCGCACCAACGTGGCCCAGTGGCACGCCCTCAAGGCCTGA